TAAGTCCAAATAATGTGTACCATAATTTTGATGCCAATACATACGAAGGTAATAATATCCAAACTCACTATAAAAGAGGCCTTCTAGATATGTTCACAAAACATAATCCTCCACTCTAAAAATGCTAGTTGAATAATTTGAATTGCTTATTAACAACATATATATTGAATGCACAACATAGTTTTATATAGATCAACACGGACAGAGTCTGCCTTGTTCGGTGTTGGTAAGATTTAATTCAGGatcaatttagaaaaaaaatctcGTTTGACTGTAAATCAATTCCTACCTCGGACAATTAAAATATGAGTGAATTCAATTTAGTTGTATAAAAGACTAGAAACTATTCTAGTATCATAAACACTAATacagctttctttttctttttcttttttccctttcGCGTTCAATCTTGGATAATGTTATTATTTTTTAGTTCATTCGAGAGAAATTGAAGGCACTCgtccctttatatatatatatatatatatatatatgcgactTAGAAGGTACATTTATTAGGAAGAGAAGCAAcaccaaaaaatatttaagagatttagataatgATTTCGGTCTGCTATGGAACCAatcattatttctttttttaacgATGGATTTACGGTAATTCTCTACCAATTTACCATTTTATCGTGAAACACCTATTTCATGTTACCACTGTCCTCCTCTGTTTTACATTTTTGCGTTATGttctgttgggtccagcccatatgtgagcttggacaattgggcctattgagctcaaatcaacaaatcaaaaaaatcaagagagagagaatgttcagttgggtccagcccatacgtcggcttggacaattgggcctattgagcccaaatcaacgaatcaaaaaaatcaagagagagagagagagaaaggacaaAATTGGGTGATGGCTGCGTGCGCAGGAGAGGGCAGCGTGTGCTGTGAGATTGCACAGTGAGCGTGCGGCGACGTgcggagagaaatagagagagagaaagattaggtttctgagttttctgcttgacgatcggtggccaaacgttgtcagttttgacccaaattttatgtggagaatccttgcagtaaactctacaatcctaacggtgttgatctacagtttaccctctctaaggtactttcttgtgatatctattttttgagacctagaattcttttttgaggagatcgatatgttattcttgagccaagatctatgatctttatgttattctgatcctctagttattctagagaagacctactgtaaacctgttatcattgatagtgaaagtttgaggtggactacggtcccgtgatttttctcacgttttccacgttaaaaagatttggtctgattgatttattgctctattgttattgatattagcattttgatatcaagttggtattttgatgaggaacctattttgatacacaaagagggaaaagaattattccgtatTAACAGGTTTTATTCCCAACATGTTCTACCTTTTATGCTAAAATTTTTGTGGATATATTTCCAGAAGAAAGTGTTTTTATTTTATCGTTTAAATATAGACCTCGATCAAATGGCTTCATGTTTTCAAAGTCAATGTTGCCATTAGTCCATGAATACTTACATCCATAAATTGATGTGCAATGGTCTTGACTGAAAAGGTTTTGGAGAAAAAACTTGGCCGTCTTCCACGGAGTCCATGAATACTTACATCCATAAATTGATGTGCAATGGTCTTGACTGAGAAGGTTTTGGAGAAAAAACTTGGCCGTCTTCCACGGAGTCCACCATCGACACTTCCATCCATAAATTGATGTGCAATGGTCTTGACTGAGAAGGTTTTGGAGAAAAAACCTGGCCCGTCTTCCACGGAGTCTACCATCGACACTTCCATCCATAAATTGATGTGCCGTAGTCTAGATTGACAAGGATTCTAAAAGAAACCTGGCCGTCTTCCACGAAGACCATCGTGAATACTTTCATCCATAAATTGATGTGCCTTAATCTTGAATGAGACGGAATTGGAAGAAACCTGGCCGGTGTTCAATCCACGGAGACTACCAAGTCGTCACCAGCTTGGTATCATATAAATCTTCTAATATATAATTCATCGAGTGTATGGGAAACCAAAAACTAATGCAATCTTTAAATGAGTGAGATCCCCCATTGTGGCTAACACACGAGAAGAAACCATGTCTAACAATGGCCCGACAGGAAATGGCCAACTGCAAAGCCAGTGTGAATCCGTACGTGCGTTGGTAGTCCCCCGCGCAACGGTCTTGCTTGCACAAGCCAATCCGTTCAAACCACGACACTAAACTTTCCACAACACCTAAATGCGTGATAGGAGCCGCCACCTCACCCTGCGCCACCACATCTTAGAGTCGGTTGACATGGAAGACCAGTCCCGAGTCGCCTCGCTGCCGTCGTCTCCACCACGCGCAGCGACCCATGCCACCGGCAACTGCCTCTATATTTTGCCGGTACTCGACCTCTTACCTCATCACTTTGAGGGTGGCGCAATGGAGCTCCCACGAGTACTGCTCACTTCCCAGTACGTACGCATCCTTCTCCTCCTTTTTCTACACTCCCTTTTTTGCCTGTGTCACTCTGCTACCGTAGACCAACCTTCGGGAAGCGAAACCGATCGGGCCGCCCTGCTCGCCGTCAGGGCAGCCATCACCGAAGACCCTCGCGGCATCATGAATTCGTGGAACAATACTGTCCACTTCTGCCAATGGCCGGGCGTCGCATGCGACGATCCCGACCACCGTGAGAGGGTCACCACCTTGGCCTTGGAATCCAAGAGCCTCCGGGGGGTCATCTCCCCTTCCATCGGCAACCTTACCTACCTTGGCTACCTGCAACTCTCGAACAATAGCTTTTATGGTGAGATACCCCCGGAGATCAGTCGTTTGGCCCAGCTCAAGGACCTCAATCTGAGTTACAACGCCTTGAACGGCACCGTTCCTGTTAGTCTTGGCCTCTGCACCAACCTCCTAGGCATCGACTTCACTGGCAATCTCATCTCTGGAAACATTCCCGCACAGCTCGGTTCTCTTCTTAAGCTTCTAGTGTTGAACCTCGGGGTTAACAAGCTCGTCGGCGACATCACGCCTTTCCTGGGAAATCTTTCGTCCCTCTTACAACTTGATCTGTCGAGCAACAACCTCACTGCAGAGATACCATCTTCCCTGGGAAAACTTTCCAATCTCACCTATCTTGATCTCTCAGCCAACAACCTGGTCGGTGGCATACCTCCTTCACTTGGGAAACTCTCTTCCATCCGCATGCTCGATCTCGCGGGCAATCGCCTCAGTGGATCCATCACACCGGATATGGCAAACCTCTTGACCCTTGAGTTTCTGGATCTATCAAACAACAGCCTTTCTGGAGAGATTCCTCCATTGTTGGGTAGAGTCGTTCCTCTCCAGTACCTCCTTCTCTACAACAACAATCTCACAGGAAGCTTGCCGAATTCCTTGGGGAACCTAGCATCTCTAATTTACCTCTATCTCTCGTCAAATAGTCTCAGTGGGACGATCCCTCCCTCCATCACAAACCTGTCATCTCTTCAAGTTCTGGCTTTGTCATCCAACAAACTCGGCGGGAGACTGCCGGAGGAAATAGGCCGTCTCACGCGCCTTGAGTTCTTCCAGGTGTCTGAGAATGGATTCTCTGGGAGCGTTCCTTTATCACTCTACAACATAACTTCTTTGCAAACGCTGAGCATGGCGTCTAACCAGCTGTCAGGGACACTCCCACTAGATATAGGCGACACTCTACCCAATCTTAGCTTTCTCGGCATGGCCAGCAACCGGCTCGAGGGACAAATTCCATGGTCATTGGCTAACGCTACGTCGCTTCGACAAATCGACCTCAGCCGCAACAATTTCAGCGGTCGAATTCCTGCCAATCTCGGGAACCTGCCATATCTCAACCAGGTTTCTCTAGGGAACAACAGCCTCGAAGCCAGAGACGCCGAAGACTGGGAGTTCATCTCTTCCTTGACAAACTGCAGCCAACTGGAGGAACTAAGCCTGATCGAAAATGATCTCGGAGGTGTGCTTCCCGCCTCCATTGCTAATCTCTCGATCCAGCTCAAGAGCCTAACGCTCGGCCGCAACCATATCTCTGGATCTTTTCCTCCCGGCATCAGGAATTTTGTCAACCTGGATACGCTGAGTCTGAATGAGAACCATTTCACTGGGAGTATTCCTGACTTCCTCGGAGAACTCGTCAACCTAGAAGCTCTGATCTTGCATGGCAACAAGTTTTCGGGTAACATCCCATTCTCAATTGGCAAATTGACTCGATTGAGTGAGCTTGCATTGTACGACAACGACTTGGGAGGCAGCATCCCGGTGAGTCTTGGGAATTGCCAGAATCTGAATTATTTAGATCTCTCTGGCAATCGCCTGAGCGGATCCATCCCAATAGAAGTTCTTAGCATCGGATCCTTGTCGAGCCATATCGACTTGTCCAACAATCAATTGAACGGAACTCTACCACCGGAGGTCGGCCGGTTGCGCAACACGCCCTTTTTATCTGTCGCCATCAACAGGCTTTCGGGAGGCATTCCAACGACGCTAGGTGATTGTCAATTGCTGGAGTCCCTCAATTTGAGTAGAAATTTCTTCCAAGGAAGCATTCCTACATCGCTGAGCAACCTGAAAGGCATCAAAAGGTTGGATCTTTCATCCAATAACTTGTCTGGTTCCTTCCCAGATTTTCTAGCAGGCTTGCCTGACCTGCAACTTCTGAATCTATCTTTCAATGATCTCAACGGTGAAGTGCCGGTAGATAAAATTTTCAGCAATTCTAGCGAGTTTTATGTCGTCGGAAACCACAAACTCTGTGGGGGTATCTCAAGTTTGCATTTGCCTTCCTGCTCAACTCAGGCATCCAAGAAGAACAGGTCGCTTATTCTTGAAATAACCTTGCCGATCGTAATTTCACTCTTACTATTTGCTCTGTTTATGACCTGCTGTTACGCGAGAAAGCACAAGAAACTTGGTTTACCTGCAAAAGTTTTAGAAAATGTTCCAACAAGGTTGTCTTATCTCGAGTTGATGAAGGCAACCGATGACTTCTCCTCCGAGAATTTGATTGGCGTTGGAAGCTACGGTTCGGTGTACAGAGGGGTTTTGGGTGATGGCAAAACTCTCGTTGCGATCAAGGTACTCAACCTGGTTCAGCGAGGCGCTTTCAAGGCTTTCGTCGCAGAGTGTGAAGCTTTAAGAAGCATTCGACACCGAAACCTGGTCAAGATCTTGACAACCTGCTCGAGTGTTGATCTTAGAGGTAATGAATTCAGAGCTATCGTGTTTGATTTCATGCCTAACGGGAGTTTGGAGAGTTGGTTGCATCCAGACACAGACCGGAATCTGTACTCGAAGCGATTAGGTCTGCTTCGGAGACTTGACATAGCAATCGATGTTGCTGCTGCGGTGAGCTATCTTCATGATCACTGCGAGACGCCAATCATCCACTGTGATCTGAAGCCAAGCAATGTTCTTCTTGATGGCAACATGACTGCTCGTGTGGGAGATTTTGGCCTAGCAAGATTCCTCTCCAATGGCACCGATCGATATCTATCTTCTTCTGTAGCTATGAAAGGTTCCATTGGCTATATGGCTCCTGGTAAACCTTTGAATTAGAAGCTTatctatcttcttctccaaagtgGTACATATAAGAGGAAATGGTTTTAACGTGTGAATTAAATGCAGAATACGGGATGGACGGGCAGGTTTCGACTCATGCTGATGTCTACAGCTACGGAGTGCTGCTGCTGGAGCTGTTCACCGGGAGGAGGCCTACAGACGACATGTTTAAGGACGGTCTCACCCTCCAAAAGCACGTCGAGGGAGCCTTTACGAAGGGAGCTCAAGTCACCGGCATTGCCGATCCATCGCTATTCTCAGACGAAGAAGAAGGTAAAGACACTTCAGTTCTCAGGACCGGAAGTCAAGCGAGTGAAAGGATAACAAGATGCTTAGAATCGGTGCTCATGGTTGGTCTGTGCTGTGCCAAGGAGTCGCCGAGAGAGCGCGTCACAATCAAGGATGCTGTGACCAGAATAGAAACGATCAAGAGTCTGCTGCTCACCCCTAAAATGTAGTCTTGAATTGGTGTTTACTGTCATAGTTGTTAAGTTCAGATCATACGACACTCCACGTTTAATTCGCTTGTTTTGTGAAGGAGGGTAGTGTGTTTCTTCTGCTTCCTCTGTTCTCTCAGTTTATGTTGTTATTTCTGTActcttagaaataaaagaatgttAGTACGAATCATTCGTAATGTTGGTTCGGACAAGACAAAACTGGTGTGCATTAAAACATCATTACCAATTCACAGTTCACCAATTAAAATTTGATTTACCGCTAAAAAATCTTTAGTTTTACGTATAATTTCTTaggataaatttataaaaaaaactctcaagttttttatttttaccgtggatgttatttttttattatcacaaAACgtccattattttttaaaaatgatattatatttagtcCCGTCATTTTGTTCATTTCTTCCACTCCAAAGTGGTCGAATTTGCCCCTCCACTTATGATTATCTCCGTTCTTCTTAAGGTTGTTAATgcccataaaatatttttatcgtTGTTGCCAAACTCATCATGCAAGCCTCCTTTGCCTCGTTGTTGTTACCCTAACACTAATTTTATTCGGGTTAGTCGTAAAATTACTCTATTATAAAGGGATTATAACCAGCATGGACCCGCATGAAAGTCATCAACAGAGGCACCCTTTGTGATCGATGGCGACCACATCCGAATGGCACTCAAGTGCCGAGCAATGATACATGGTCTTAATCTTCCGGTCGATAGGGGAAGCAACACATGAGCGTTAGAAAAGCATGATAGCGGCAATGTTGACAATGTGGGGGATGCTATTAGTGAAACACGACAAATGAGATCAATGTGATGACAGTGATGAATGAGACCGAGGACATGTTCAAGGTCTCTAGCATCATCCACTAGGATGCAACGAATGGAACAGACAAACTGAAAAGCGACCATGGCAAAATGGGAGTGATGCTCCGTTGAATAAAGCAAAGAGGATGCTCCGTTGAATATAATAGAAACTTTAggtgtttttctttattttttgaaatttacccTATTTCTTATTTCATCATGAACCCTTGTCAAGACTCTCTAATCTTGGAAAGCTTGATAGTTTACACGTCAGTGTTGAAagcttatattatatttatatgagaaaaaaaatcagCTTGAATCTAATTATACACCTTGTTGTAACAACTTtgagagccgtggcctcggggccgatgcggctcggttcgggtccggacgtcgGGGATCTCACCGAGGCGTGCCTCGAGCCCACGGGGTCGGTCCGATGCGACGGTTCAATCGGGACTGGGTcgccgtctcctccgggcaggggCTCGTCGTCCGCGCGCCCGAcggggaccctcggcttcgcacctgcacaaaggtcgggtcgggaggctcgatctgacccctccgacgatcaagttagcagaagatgtggagggggtttcagaagaAGAAAAAGTGTTTGTATGTGCGACCCTCCCTTCTCTAATGAACGAGaggatatttatagggaagcttactgttgtttaatgtgcccgcctgcaggaggcaggctgatagcgtctgacatgggcgctggcgtggcgtgaagaacagcGCCTGagcaggcgttaatgcgcctcgaccgGTGTTCCGGTTCGATTGACCGAGTGCAATCGCGTCGATCGAGACGTGAGGCGTcgactgacgtcagccgagtcttatcataattactatcatcATCACACCTGAACAGGATGAACTTAATCTAACCTCATTAGCCTCTAAACTCAAGTAGATATATATTCTCTCTCCTGCCACCATTGAATTTGGGAGTTTTCTGGGTCAACGTCAACGAACAATGGATACCACAAAGTCGTAGTCCTCTTTGATACGCTTTCTAATATTTTTTCCTGACATTTGAAGAATATTATAAAACAACCTCTATCATGCCTGTCATTATCCATTAGTCTTAGATCAGATCAAACGAGTCAAAATTTAAGTTGATTTATAAGAGTTTGATATATGTCCATTATTagtttatgtttaataaaatttataaataattatctcATCAAATTTATAAATGCTCAATTCGAATTTCAAAGTCCAATGTTGTCATCAGTCCGTGAATACATTAATCCGTAAATTGATGTGCATTAGTTTTCATCGAGAAGGATTTGAACGAAACCTCGCCGGTGTTCGATCCACGGGGACTACCAAGTCGTCACCATCTTCATATCATATAAATCTTCTAATATATGATTCATCGAATGCATGGGAAACCAAAAATTAATTCGATCAGTACTTTCCAAGGATCAGAACAGGTGACAACCCTTCCAATCTTTTGCTATATTTTGCCGGTACTCGACCTCGTACCTCATCACTTTGAGGGTGGCGCAATGGAGCTCCGACGAGTACTGCTCACTTCCCAGTACGTCCGCATCCTTCTCCTCCTTTTGCTACACTCCCTTCTTTTCCTGTGTCACTCTGCTACCGTAGACCAACCTTCGGGAAGCGAAACCGATCGGGCCGCCCTGCTCGCCGTCAGGGCAGCCATCACCGAAGACCCTCGCGGCATCATGAACTCGTGGAATGATACTGTCCACTTCTGCCAATGGCCGGGCGTCGCATGCGACGATCCCGACCACCGTGAGAGGGTCACCACCTTGGCCTTGGAATTCATGAGCCTCCGAGGGGTCATCTCCCCTTCCATCGGCAACCTCACCTACCTCGGCTACCTGCGACTCTCAAACAATAGCTTTTATGGTGAGATACCCCCGGAGATCAGTCGTTTGGCCCAGCTCAAGGATCTCAATCTGAGCTACAACGCCTTGAGCGGCACCATTCCGGTCAGTCTTGGCCTCTGCACCAACCTCCTAGGCATCGACTTCACTGGCAATCTCATCTCTGGAAACATTCCCGCACAGCTCGGTTCTCTTCTTAAGCTTCTAGTGTTGAACCTCGGGGCTAACAAGCTCGTCGGCGACATCACGCCTTTCCTGGGAAATATTTCGTCCCTCCAACAACTTGATCTGTCGAGCAACAAGCTCACTGGAGAGATACCATCTTCCCTGGGGAAACTTTTCAATCTCTCCCATCTTGATCTCTCAGTCAACGGGCTAGTTGGTGCCATACCGCCTTCGCTTGGGAGCCTCTCTTCCATCCGCTTGCTCAATCTCACAGGCAATGGCCTCACCGGAGCCATTCCACCGAAGATGGCAAGCCTCTTGACCCTTCAGCAGCTGGATCTATCATACAACAGCCTTTCTGGAGAAATTCCTCCATTGTTGGGTAGTATCCTCCTACTCGAGCACCTCCATCTGAACAGCAACAATCTCACAGGAAGCCTTCCGTATTCGTTGGGGAACCTACCATCTCTAACTTACCTCGATCTCTCCAAAAATAGTCTCAGTGGGTCGATCCCTCCCTCAATCACAAACCTGTCATCACTTCGAGTTCTGGATTTGTCATCCAACAACCTCGTAGGCAGAATTCCCGAGGAAATAGGCCGTCTGACGAGCCTAGAATTCTTCAAGGTGTCCGTGAATGGACTATCCGGGAATGTTCCACCATCACTCTACAACATATCTTCACTGCAGACTCTGAGAATGGCTTACAACCAAATGTCTGGGACACTCCCACCAGATATCGGCGGCACTCTACCCAATCTTCACTTTCTCGACATGGCCAGCAACCGGTTCGTGGGACAAATTCCGTTGT
The window above is part of the Musa acuminata AAA Group cultivar baxijiao chromosome BXJ2-6, Cavendish_Baxijiao_AAA, whole genome shotgun sequence genome. Proteins encoded here:
- the LOC135615822 gene encoding probable LRR receptor-like serine/threonine-protein kinase At3g47570; amino-acid sequence: MRDRSRHLTLRHHILESVDMEDQSRVASLPSSPPRAATHATGNCLYILPVLDLLPHHFEGGAMELPRVLLTSQYVRILLLLFLHSLFCLCHSATVDQPSGSETDRAALLAVRAAITEDPRGIMNSWNNTVHFCQWPGVACDDPDHRERVTTLALESKSLRGVISPSIGNLTYLGYLQLSNNSFYGEIPPEISRLAQLKDLNLSYNALNGTVPVSLGLCTNLLGIDFTGNLISGNIPAQLGSLLKLLVLNLGVNKLVGDITPFLGNLSSLLQLDLSSNNLTAEIPSSLGKLSNLTYLDLSANNLVGGIPPSLGKLSSIRMLDLAGNRLSGSITPDMANLLTLEFLDLSNNSLSGEIPPLLGRVVPLQYLLLYNNNLTGSLPNSLGNLASLIYLYLSSNSLSGTIPPSITNLSSLQVLALSSNKLGGRLPEEIGRLTRLEFFQVSENGFSGSVPLSLYNITSLQTLSMASNQLSGTLPLDIGDTLPNLSFLGMASNRLEGQIPWSLANATSLRQIDLSRNNFSGRIPANLGNLPYLNQVSLGNNSLEARDAEDWEFISSLTNCSQLEELSLIENDLGGVLPASIANLSIQLKSLTLGRNHISGSFPPGIRNFVNLDTLSLNENHFTGSIPDFLGELVNLEALILHGNKFSGNIPFSIGKLTRLSELALYDNDLGGSIPVSLGNCQNLNYLDLSGNRLSGSIPIEVLSIGSLSSHIDLSNNQLNGTLPPEVGRLRNTPFLSVAINRLSGGIPTTLGDCQLLESLNLSRNFFQGSIPTSLSNLKGIKRLDLSSNNLSGSFPDFLAGLPDLQLLNLSFNDLNGEVPVDKIFSNSSEFYVVGNHKLCGGISSLHLPSCSTQASKKNRSLILEITLPIVISLLLFALFMTCCYARKHKKLGLPAKVLENVPTRLSYLELMKATDDFSSENLIGVGSYGSVYRGVLGDGKTLVAIKVLNLVQRGAFKAFVAECEALRSIRHRNLVKILTTCSSVDLRGNEFRAIVFDFMPNGSLESWLHPDTDRNLYSKRLGLLRRLDIAIDVAAAVSYLHDHCETPIIHCDLKPSNVLLDGNMTARVGDFGLARFLSNGTDRYLSSSVAMKGSIGYMAPEYGMDGQVSTHADVYSYGVLLLELFTGRRPTDDMFKDGLTLQKHVEGAFTKGAQVTGIADPSLFSDEEEGKDTSVLRTGSQASERITRCLESVLMVGLCCAKESPRERVTIKDAVTRIETIKSLLLTPKM